CTCGCGGTGGCGGACGCCCATGAGAACGGCGCGCTCGTCTTCGGTCCCGGCCTCGGTTCTCGCTGTCTCGACCAGTTCCGGCGGCAGCGCCCCGGTTTCGGCGGCCAGCGAGTGATACCGGCCCACGTCGAAGCGCTCGGGGAGCCCCTCGAAGACGCCCGCTCCGTCGTGGGTAATCGTCGAGGGTTTCCCGTGGACGACCTCCGGTGCGTACCCAACGGAGACGCCGTGGGCCGCACACAGCGCCTGGTGGCCGAGACAGACGCCGAGCGTCGGGTACGACAGCGACTCGAAGATCGCGGTCGAGACGCCCGCCTCAGCGGGGGTTCCGGGGCCGGGCGAGACGACGATCCCGTCGGGATCGAGTCGCTCGATTCCCTCGACGGAGATCGCGTCGTTGCGCCGGACAACCACCTCGGCGTGCGTGCCGACGTACTGGACGAGGTTGTAGACGAACGAGTCGTAGTTATCGACGACGAGTACTGTTGGCCGGGTCATCGCGCCGCCTCCAGCGTGAACGTCGCCCGGTCTTCGAGCGCGGCGTCGATCGCGTTGACGAGCGCCCGGCCCTTCGCGAGCGTCTCCTCGTACTCGACGTCGGGGTCCGAATCGTGGACGATCCCCGCCCCGACTCGGAGGTCGTAGCGATCGCCGTCTCGGACGAGCGTCCGGATGACGATGTTCAGCGTCGCCCGGTCGTCGAACCCGAAGATGCCGATGCTGCCGGTGTAGGGGCCGCGTCGCGTCCGTTCGACGTCGTCGATGATCGCCATCGTCTTCGGCTTCGGCGCGCCCGTGATCGTCCCGCCGGGGAACATCGCGCCGACGGCGTCCGCGACCGAGCGCTCCGGGCGCAATCGCCCCTCGACGAGGCTGACGAGGTGCATCACCTCCGAGTAGCGGTCGACCCGGCGGTACTCCGCGACGTCGACGCTGCCGTACTCGCTCACCTTCCCGAGGTCGTTTCGTTCGAGATCGACCATCATCGCGTGCTCGGCGCGCTCTTTGTCGTCGGCCAGCAGTTCGGCTTCCAGCGCCCGGTCCGCCTCGGGCGTCTCCCCGCGCGGGCGGGTGCCCGCGATCGGTTCGGTCAGGAGTCGATCGCCCTCGACGTCGAGGAGGAGCTCGGGGCTCGCGCTCACCAGATCGATGCCCCGGAACTCGAGGAGGGCGGAGTAGGGTGCCGGATTGACGCGGCGCAGGGCGGCGTAGGCCTCGACGGGGTGGACGGCCGCCGGGGCCGACAGCCGCTGGGAGACGTTCGCCTGGAACGTGTCCCCGTCGCGGATCGATGCTTTGATCGCCCGAACTCGGTCCGCGAACGCCGCCCGTCCGCAGCCGCTCTCGAAGGCGGCCCGCTCGCCCTCGGCAGGCGCGCGCCCGGCGGAGCGGTCCCCGGCGACGATCCTGGCGAGGAGGTCGCGGGCGCGCCCGAGCGCCCAGTCGTAGGCCGCATCGACCGATTCGTGCTCGTCGAGTCGCGGACAGGCCGTGATTCGCAGTTCGACCTCGTTGCCGCGGGGCTCCCTCCAGGCGGCGATCCGGTCGTACTTCGCGAGCTGCAGGTGGGCAAGACCGCGGTCGTCGTCGGTCTCCTCCGGAATCGCTTCGAGCTCCCGCGCGACGTCGTAGGAGAGCCAGCCGACCAACCCACACGGATACGGCGTCTCGCAGTCGCCGCGCGCGAGGTTCTCGGCGCGCAACGCGGCGTCGAGCGTCGCGAGCGACGGCGAACTCGCGTGCCGGCCGCGTTCCGCGCCGCTCTCGTCATCGAGTGCGACCGCGTCCGACGACACCGTGACGCGTTCGATCGGATCGGTCGCGAAGTAGCCCCAGCCGGACTGACCGCCGCTCGTCTCCAAGAAGACGTCGCCGCCGTCGCCGCGCCGGGCGCGGCGATACGCCT
The window above is part of the Natronomonas salsuginis genome. Proteins encoded here:
- a CDS encoding anthranilate synthase component I family protein → MRVITDRESFRAVAAEAAETARMPVELRTRVSDPFEAYRRARRGDGGDVFLETSGGQSGWGYFATDPIERVTVSSDAVALDDESGAERGRHASSPSLATLDAALRAENLARGDCETPYPCGLVGWLSYDVARELEAIPEETDDDRGLAHLQLAKYDRIAAWREPRGNEVELRITACPRLDEHESVDAAYDWALGRARDLLARIVAGDRSAGRAPAEGERAAFESGCGRAAFADRVRAIKASIRDGDTFQANVSQRLSAPAAVHPVEAYAALRRVNPAPYSALLEFRGIDLVSASPELLLDVEGDRLLTEPIAGTRPRGETPEADRALEAELLADDKERAEHAMMVDLERNDLGKVSEYGSVDVAEYRRVDRYSEVMHLVSLVEGRLRPERSVADAVGAMFPGGTITGAPKPKTMAIIDDVERTRRGPYTGSIGIFGFDDRATLNIVIRTLVRDGDRYDLRVGAGIVHDSDPDVEYEETLAKGRALVNAIDAALEDRATFTLEAAR
- a CDS encoding anthranilate synthase component II, with the protein product MTRPTVLVVDNYDSFVYNLVQYVGTHAEVVVRRNDAISVEGIERLDPDGIVVSPGPGTPAEAGVSTAIFESLSYPTLGVCLGHQALCAAHGVSVGYAPEVVHGKPSTITHDGAGVFEGLPERFDVGRYHSLAAETGALPPELVETARTEAGTEDERAVLMGVRHREKPHEGVQFHPESILTDVGERMIETFCRRCRT